The proteins below are encoded in one region of Planctopirus limnophila DSM 3776:
- a CDS encoding SufE family protein: MTLNDWALELADLDDRDRMETIVELAETLPPLSADKQAAPLPENCRVQECQTPVYLFAEVRDGLLTLEADVPRKSPIVRGLVALVVTSLNQQPIDQLRDLPLDLLEKLHLTTALGMTRQQGVRGLMQRIRHAIESSR, from the coding sequence ATGACTTTGAACGACTGGGCTTTGGAACTGGCAGATCTCGATGATCGCGACCGCATGGAAACCATTGTGGAACTCGCGGAGACTTTGCCACCCCTTTCCGCAGATAAGCAGGCAGCCCCACTTCCCGAAAACTGCCGGGTGCAGGAATGTCAGACACCTGTGTACCTCTTTGCTGAAGTTCGTGATGGGCTGTTAACTCTGGAAGCTGATGTTCCTCGCAAATCGCCGATTGTGCGTGGTCTGGTGGCTCTTGTTGTGACCAGCCTGAATCAGCAACCTATTGATCAACTTCGGGATCTACCACTCGATCTGCTGGAAAAACTTCATCTGACCACGGCCCTCGGGATGACACGTCAGCAGGGCGTTCGCGGATTGATGCAACGAATTCGACACGCGATCGAATCCTCCCGTTGA
- the ygfZ gene encoding CAF17-like 4Fe-4S cluster assembly/insertion protein YgfZ, with translation MNSHFQAMQIPFPVEQYFVRGQHRVRFLQNFCTNDVARLTSNTGVEVFFPNVKGRIVGHGWIHALEDSLVMTIGAGTGTSLLPHLERYIITEDVTFTKAALKDTWLVGGETANQLWAEISQQQQRDLAAESVHQMIAGVGWRAALMTGWSLPVVAVFMDEHAAREELSTLASLAAIRKETPLDFDRFRASVGMGWMGIDYSDAQLAQESGRTAVAISFHKGCYLGQEPIARLDAMGHTNKELVRLSTEVSLSDQDKSSWAGAELFADSEPKSVGVITTFCPHDDQLGGVGLGYVRTKWQVENQMLHVGTPEGPTINVHVPLIPADERIR, from the coding sequence ATGAACTCGCATTTCCAGGCCATGCAGATCCCTTTTCCTGTCGAACAGTACTTCGTTAGAGGTCAGCATCGAGTCCGTTTTCTACAGAACTTTTGTACCAATGATGTTGCTCGACTGACTTCAAATACAGGCGTCGAGGTCTTCTTTCCGAATGTCAAAGGCCGGATTGTCGGGCACGGCTGGATTCATGCTCTGGAAGACTCACTCGTGATGACCATAGGTGCCGGGACGGGCACATCGCTGCTCCCGCATTTAGAACGCTACATCATTACGGAAGATGTCACATTCACGAAAGCGGCTCTGAAGGATACCTGGCTGGTTGGGGGAGAAACAGCCAACCAACTCTGGGCCGAGATCAGTCAACAACAACAGCGTGATCTGGCCGCAGAGTCTGTGCATCAGATGATTGCTGGCGTAGGCTGGCGGGCAGCCTTGATGACGGGTTGGAGCCTGCCTGTCGTGGCTGTCTTTATGGATGAACATGCAGCCCGTGAGGAACTGTCAACTCTGGCGTCGCTGGCAGCCATCAGAAAGGAAACCCCTCTCGATTTCGATCGCTTCCGAGCGAGTGTTGGCATGGGCTGGATGGGGATTGATTACAGCGATGCTCAACTCGCCCAGGAATCGGGGCGGACTGCAGTCGCGATCTCATTTCATAAAGGCTGTTATCTCGGGCAGGAGCCCATTGCCAGGCTTGACGCCATGGGTCACACCAACAAAGAACTCGTCAGGCTTTCGACCGAAGTTTCTTTGAGCGATCAAGATAAAAGCTCGTGGGCCGGTGCCGAACTCTTTGCGGATTCTGAACCGAAAAGCGTAGGAGTTATCACCACGTTCTGTCCGCATGATGACCAGTTGGGTGGAGTCGGCCTGGGGTATGTTCGCACCAAGTGGCAGGTCGAAAACCAGATGCTGCATGTCGGCACACCCGAGGGGCCCACAATCAATGTGCATGTGCCGCTCATTCCTGCGGATGAACGGATTCGATGA
- the rnc gene encoding ribonuclease III yields MDEAAGQVPLTECEARLGYHFRSPELLMQALSHASAAKTRLESNERLEFLGDAILGAAVCDLLFRKYPKSTEGELTRIKSFVVSRHVCGLLAKELHLDQFVIIGKGLCGTPNVPVSILSATFESVIAAVFLDGGFDAAKEFIIRLIEPHVEQMVGAEYGRNYKSVLQQYAQKTLGETPRYDLLKEYGPDHLKYFKVSAALGEVVYAAAWGINKKEAEQKAAANALSELEGKPAPHSADELPPEIARLQASTGMNLAQEDIISS; encoded by the coding sequence ATGGATGAGGCCGCCGGGCAAGTGCCCCTGACGGAATGCGAAGCCCGGCTGGGCTATCATTTTCGCTCGCCCGAATTGCTGATGCAGGCCCTTTCACATGCCTCCGCTGCAAAAACGCGGCTCGAATCGAATGAGCGACTCGAATTTCTCGGCGATGCCATTCTTGGTGCCGCCGTTTGTGATCTGCTGTTTCGCAAATATCCCAAATCGACAGAAGGCGAACTGACACGGATCAAGTCGTTTGTTGTCAGCCGGCATGTCTGTGGTTTGCTGGCGAAAGAACTTCATCTCGATCAATTTGTCATCATTGGGAAGGGATTGTGCGGAACTCCCAATGTCCCGGTCTCTATCTTATCGGCGACGTTCGAATCCGTGATTGCTGCTGTCTTTCTCGATGGAGGTTTTGATGCGGCTAAAGAGTTCATTATTCGACTGATCGAGCCTCATGTCGAACAGATGGTCGGTGCCGAATATGGCCGCAACTATAAAAGTGTTCTGCAGCAATACGCCCAGAAGACTTTGGGCGAAACTCCGCGCTACGATCTGCTGAAGGAATATGGGCCAGACCATTTGAAGTATTTCAAAGTCTCGGCTGCACTGGGTGAAGTGGTTTACGCTGCCGCCTGGGGGATCAACAAAAAAGAGGCCGAGCAGAAGGCCGCGGCCAATGCCTTATCTGAACTGGAAGGGAAACCAGCGCCTCACAGTGCCGATGAACTTCCCCCTGAAATCGCCAGGCTCCAGGCTTCCACCGGGATGAATCTTGCTCAGGAAGATATCATCTCCAGTTAA
- a CDS encoding RNA polymerase sigma factor, whose protein sequence is MSQEPSPTADENTREQWLIARIRAQEPGAWRELVDQHEPRLFAWMKSRTGNRSTAEDLVQEVFLSFLRALPNFDDSRPIEPFINQIAAHLLIDHLRKEGRRQVVSTGTVVDDSSSGHMPFEKLVPQDSRQLKASSIFRGRETTAAIEACLAQSLKELVLRWQSRGEFERLKCCELIIAKGFPNQRVAQLLSISEQTVANHKSYLLQQLRQRLAKAGLAETVLSLLIDRH, encoded by the coding sequence ATGTCACAGGAACCGTCTCCGACTGCGGATGAGAACACTCGAGAACAGTGGTTGATTGCCCGCATTCGTGCCCAGGAGCCCGGTGCCTGGCGCGAACTTGTCGATCAGCATGAACCCCGGCTTTTTGCCTGGATGAAATCCCGCACAGGGAACCGCTCGACAGCCGAAGATCTCGTACAGGAAGTCTTCCTCTCCTTTCTGAGGGCGTTGCCAAACTTTGATGATTCGAGGCCCATCGAACCCTTTATCAATCAGATTGCCGCACATCTGCTGATTGATCACTTACGCAAAGAGGGGAGACGGCAGGTTGTCAGTACAGGAACCGTAGTTGACGATTCCTCATCGGGGCACATGCCCTTCGAAAAACTTGTGCCGCAGGATTCTCGACAACTGAAGGCATCGAGCATTTTTCGCGGTCGAGAAACGACCGCTGCGATTGAAGCCTGCCTGGCTCAAAGCCTGAAGGAACTTGTTCTCCGCTGGCAAAGTCGGGGAGAATTCGAGCGGCTCAAATGCTGCGAACTCATCATTGCTAAAGGATTCCCCAATCAACGAGTGGCGCAGCTCCTGTCGATCAGCGAACAGACTGTCGCCAACCATAAGTCGTATCTGCTGCAGCAACTTCGTCAGCGATTGGCAAAAGCCGGTCTTGCGGAGACAGTCTTGTCGCTGTTGATTGACCGTCACTGA